In Rhodococcus rhodochrous, a single genomic region encodes these proteins:
- the kstD gene encoding 3-oxosteroid 1-dehydrogenase translates to MTKQEYDIVVVGSGAGGMTAAITAARKGADVVLIEKAPRYGGSSARSGGGVWIPNNEALKAAGVDDTPEEARKYLHSIIGDDVPAEKIDTYIDRGPEMLSFVLKNSALELQWVPGYSDYYPEAPGGRPGGRSVEPTPFDGRRLGEDLALLEPDYARAPKNFVITQADYKWLNLLMRNPRGPIRAMRVGARFVWANITKKHLLVRGQALMAGLRIGLRDAGVPLLLETALTDLVVEGGAVRGVEVVANGETRVIRARKGVIIASGGFEHNAEMRAQYQRQPIGTEWTVGAKANTGDGIRAGQKLGAAVDFMDDAWWGPSFTLTGGPWFALSERSLPGCLMVNAAGKRFVNESAPYVEATHAMYGGKHGRGEGPGENIPSWLILDQRYRDRYTFAGITPRTPFPRRWLEAGVLVKAGSVAELAEKIGVPADALTETVQRFNGFARAGKDEDFGRGESHYDHYYGDPRNKPNPSLGVVDKAPFYAFKVVPGDLGTKGGLVTDVHGRVVREDGSVIDGLYATGNASSPVMGHTYAGPGATIGPAMTFGYLAALDILDRTGDERTEELRESADTV, encoded by the coding sequence ATGACGAAGCAGGAGTACGACATCGTTGTCGTCGGCAGCGGTGCCGGCGGAATGACCGCCGCCATCACCGCAGCCCGCAAGGGCGCCGACGTGGTCCTGATCGAGAAGGCGCCACGCTACGGCGGGTCGAGCGCCCGATCGGGCGGCGGTGTGTGGATCCCCAACAACGAGGCCCTGAAGGCCGCCGGGGTGGACGACACACCCGAGGAGGCCCGGAAATACCTCCACAGCATCATCGGCGACGACGTACCCGCCGAGAAGATCGACACCTACATCGATCGCGGACCGGAGATGCTCTCCTTCGTCCTGAAGAACAGCGCACTCGAACTGCAGTGGGTGCCGGGCTATTCCGACTACTACCCCGAGGCGCCGGGCGGACGTCCCGGTGGCCGTTCGGTGGAACCGACACCCTTCGACGGTCGCCGTCTCGGCGAGGATCTCGCTCTCCTCGAACCCGACTACGCCCGCGCTCCCAAGAACTTCGTCATCACCCAGGCCGACTACAAGTGGCTGAACCTGCTCATGCGGAACCCGCGCGGACCGATTCGCGCCATGCGGGTCGGCGCCCGGTTCGTCTGGGCGAACATCACCAAGAAGCACCTGCTCGTCCGAGGCCAGGCACTCATGGCCGGTCTGCGGATCGGTCTGCGTGACGCCGGTGTGCCCCTGCTGCTGGAGACGGCGCTCACCGACCTCGTCGTCGAGGGCGGCGCCGTGCGCGGCGTCGAGGTGGTCGCGAACGGCGAGACGCGCGTCATCCGTGCCCGCAAGGGCGTGATCATCGCGAGCGGCGGTTTCGAGCACAACGCCGAGATGCGGGCGCAATACCAGCGTCAGCCGATCGGCACCGAGTGGACCGTGGGGGCGAAGGCGAACACCGGCGACGGCATCCGCGCCGGACAGAAGCTGGGCGCCGCAGTCGATTTCATGGACGACGCCTGGTGGGGACCGTCCTTCACCCTCACCGGCGGCCCGTGGTTCGCACTGTCGGAACGCAGCCTCCCCGGGTGCCTCATGGTCAACGCCGCGGGCAAGCGTTTCGTCAACGAGTCGGCGCCCTACGTCGAAGCGACGCATGCGATGTACGGCGGCAAGCACGGACGCGGCGAGGGACCGGGCGAGAACATCCCCAGCTGGCTGATCCTCGATCAGCGCTACCGCGACCGCTACACCTTCGCCGGCATCACCCCCCGCACTCCCTTCCCCCGCCGGTGGCTCGAGGCCGGGGTGCTCGTCAAGGCCGGTTCCGTCGCCGAACTCGCCGAGAAGATCGGGGTACCGGCCGACGCCCTCACCGAGACGGTGCAGCGGTTCAACGGCTTCGCCCGGGCCGGCAAGGACGAGGACTTCGGCCGCGGCGAATCCCACTATGACCACTACTACGGGGATCCGCGCAACAAGCCGAATCCGAGCCTCGGCGTGGTCGACAAGGCCCCGTTCTACGCGTTCAAGGTGGTCCCCGGCGATCTCGGCACCAAGGGCGGGCTCGTCACCGACGTCCACGGCCGGGTGGTGCGCGAGGACGGCAGCGTGATCGACGGCCTGTACGCGACCGGTAACGCCAGCTCCCCGGTCATGGGTCACACCTACGCCGGGCCCGGTGCCACCATCGGACCGGCGATGACCTTCGGCTATCTCGCGGCCCTCGACATCCTGGATCGCACGGGTGACGAACGCACCGAGGAACTGCGAGAATCCGCCGACACCGTGTGA